A region from the Amycolatopsis camponoti genome encodes:
- a CDS encoding LLM class F420-dependent oxidoreductase, translating into MAIELGKIGIWRHYAQVDAGFAAEAEKLGYGAIWLGGSPGGDLAYVDDLLAATDSLVVATGIVNIWQDEPADIAKAYERITGKYPDRFLLGVGAGHREATKEYKKPYAALVDYLDGLDAAGVPVSGRALAALGPKVVKLSADRTAGAHPYLVTPEHTRDAREILGAGKLLAPEHKVVLETDAEKARAIGRKTVKFYLGLSNYTANLRKLGFTDEDLAGEGSDRLVDALTLHGDAETVARGLSAHFEAGADHVNVQVLNEDPWPAYRALAAELL; encoded by the coding sequence ATGGCTATCGAACTGGGCAAGATCGGTATCTGGCGGCACTATGCGCAGGTCGACGCGGGCTTCGCGGCCGAGGCGGAGAAGCTCGGCTACGGCGCGATCTGGCTGGGCGGTTCACCCGGTGGTGACCTCGCCTACGTGGACGACCTGCTGGCGGCGACGGACTCGCTGGTCGTCGCGACCGGCATCGTGAACATCTGGCAGGACGAGCCCGCGGACATCGCGAAGGCGTACGAGCGGATCACCGGGAAGTACCCGGACCGGTTCCTGCTCGGCGTCGGCGCGGGGCACCGCGAGGCGACGAAGGAGTACAAGAAGCCGTACGCGGCGCTGGTCGACTACCTCGACGGTCTCGACGCGGCGGGCGTCCCGGTTTCCGGCCGGGCGCTGGCCGCGCTCGGCCCGAAGGTCGTCAAGCTGTCCGCCGACCGCACCGCCGGCGCGCACCCCTACCTGGTGACGCCGGAGCACACCCGCGACGCCCGGGAGATCCTCGGCGCGGGCAAGCTGCTGGCCCCGGAGCACAAGGTCGTCCTCGAGACCGACGCCGAGAAGGCCCGCGCGATCGGCCGCAAGACCGTGAAGTTCTACCTCGGACTGTCGAACTACACCGCCAACCTGCGGAAGCTCGGTTTCACCGACGAGGACCTCGCGGGCGAGGGCAGTGACCGCCTGGTCGACGCGCTGACCCTGCACGGTGACGCCGAAACGGTGGCGCGCGGCCTGTCGGCCCACTTCGAGGCGGGTGCGGACCACGTGAACGTCCAGGTGCTCAACGAGGACCCGTGGCCGGCCTACCGCGCGCTGGCCGCCGAGCTGCTGTGA
- a CDS encoding SDR family oxidoreductase, with translation MANPFSLLSGTKKVDGKVVLITGAARGIGAGLAERLAARGAKVALVGLEAEEQRKVADRIGPNAHSWEADVTSWDALEAATAGVVEHFGGIDIVIANAGIATAGFVRSVDRAAFEKVIEVDLLGVWRTFRVTLPHVIERKGYLLAISSLAAITHAPGMANYSAAKAGVEAFSNSLRAEIAHLGVKVGVAHPTWIRTDLVESADAHPVFGKLRASMPGLIGKTYPLDTALDDLEAGILKRARTIHVPRWVGGLKLLRAFLPPIIEIGSRSRVPSADKAALADIEARGAFESAVTGHGGRAATTKS, from the coding sequence GTGGCCAACCCGTTTTCGCTGCTGAGCGGCACCAAGAAGGTCGACGGCAAGGTCGTGCTGATCACCGGCGCCGCCCGCGGCATCGGCGCCGGGCTGGCCGAACGCCTCGCCGCGCGCGGCGCGAAGGTCGCCCTCGTCGGGCTCGAGGCCGAGGAGCAGCGGAAGGTCGCCGACCGGATCGGGCCGAACGCGCACTCCTGGGAAGCCGACGTCACCAGCTGGGACGCGCTGGAAGCCGCGACGGCCGGCGTCGTCGAGCACTTCGGCGGCATCGACATCGTCATCGCCAACGCCGGCATCGCGACCGCGGGCTTCGTCCGCTCGGTCGACCGGGCCGCGTTCGAAAAGGTCATCGAGGTCGACCTGCTCGGCGTCTGGCGCACGTTCCGCGTCACGCTCCCGCACGTCATCGAGCGCAAGGGCTACCTGCTGGCCATCTCCAGCCTCGCCGCGATCACGCACGCGCCGGGCATGGCGAACTACTCCGCCGCGAAAGCCGGCGTCGAGGCGTTCTCCAACAGCCTCCGCGCCGAGATCGCCCACCTGGGCGTCAAGGTCGGCGTCGCGCACCCGACGTGGATCCGCACCGACCTCGTCGAGAGCGCCGACGCGCACCCGGTGTTCGGCAAGCTCCGCGCCTCCATGCCGGGCCTGATCGGCAAGACCTACCCGCTCGACACCGCCCTGGACGACCTCGAAGCGGGCATCCTCAAGCGCGCCCGGACCATCCACGTGCCGCGCTGGGTCGGCGGCCTCAAGCTGCTCCGCGCGTTCCTCCCGCCGATCATCGAAATCGGCTCCCGCAGCCGGGTACCTTCGGCGGACAAGGCCGCGCTGGCCGACATCGAGGCGCGCGGCGCGTTCGAGTCGGCGGTCACCGGGCACGGCGGCCGCGCGGCGACGACCAAGTCGTAG
- a CDS encoding DUF3151 domain-containing protein has product MTHNLLGPEPTLLPEHTAAQAALDAGTDPAAVAAEHPDYSEAWASLAEKAFDAGETVAAYAYARTGYHRGLDQLRRAGWKGFGPVPWAHRPNQGFLRALAVLGKAAGKIGETEEYDRCRTFLADSDPAAAEATGLK; this is encoded by the coding sequence ATGACGCACAACCTGCTCGGCCCCGAGCCGACGCTGCTGCCCGAGCACACCGCCGCCCAGGCCGCGCTCGACGCCGGGACTGACCCGGCCGCGGTCGCCGCCGAACACCCCGACTACAGCGAGGCGTGGGCTTCGCTGGCCGAGAAGGCCTTCGACGCGGGTGAGACCGTCGCCGCGTACGCGTACGCGCGCACCGGCTACCACCGCGGTCTCGACCAGCTGCGCCGCGCCGGCTGGAAGGGCTTCGGCCCAGTCCCGTGGGCGCACCGCCCGAACCAGGGGTTCCTGCGCGCCCTCGCCGTGCTGGGCAAGGCCGCCGGGAAGATCGGCGAGACCGAGGAGTACGACCGCTGCCGGACGTTCCTCGCCGACTCCGACCCCGCCGCCGCGGAAGCCACCGGCCTGAAGTGA
- a CDS encoding type II toxin-antitoxin system Phd/YefM family antitoxin — protein MKIISQRELRNGSAAVMDAVEAGETFHVTRNGVEIAELRPLTQRRQLTTEEIIARRRRLPRVDAAELRRETDEFFGEDRLTDDDNPWERPRG, from the coding sequence GTGAAGATCATCAGCCAGCGGGAACTCCGCAACGGCTCCGCCGCGGTCATGGACGCCGTCGAAGCCGGCGAGACCTTCCACGTCACGCGTAATGGCGTGGAGATCGCCGAGCTGCGACCGCTGACCCAGCGGCGCCAGCTCACCACCGAGGAAATAATTGCCCGGCGTCGGCGGCTGCCCCGCGTGGACGCCGCAGAGCTGCGCCGTGAGACAGACGAGTTCTTCGGCGAGGACCGCCTGACCGATGACGACAACCCTTGGGAACGGCCTCGTGGCTGA
- a CDS encoding aldo/keto reductase gives MTKLGNTDLDVYGLNLGGNVFGWTADEPQSFAVLDAYTAAGGNFVDSADLYGGGGGSEEILGNWLAARGNRDDVVVATKVGMWEGRPGLSAKNIQAAAEDSLRRLKTDHIDLYYAHRDDPDTPLEETLTAFDALVRAGKVRHLGASNYSAERLAEALSISDSGGLARYAVLQPHYNLVERDYEHDLAPLVEREGLATLPYFALAKGFLTGKYRTKDDTVDSPRAARASSYLDARGERVLAKLDEVAAAHGVSVATVSLAWLRQQPTVAAPIASARTPEQLTDLIASVTLELTDAEVAALSEA, from the coding sequence ATGACCAAGCTGGGCAACACCGACCTCGACGTGTACGGCCTCAACCTCGGCGGCAACGTCTTCGGCTGGACGGCGGACGAGCCGCAGTCCTTCGCCGTGCTCGACGCCTACACCGCGGCCGGCGGCAACTTCGTGGACTCCGCCGACCTCTACGGCGGGGGCGGCGGCTCCGAAGAGATCCTCGGCAACTGGCTAGCCGCGCGCGGCAACCGGGACGACGTCGTCGTCGCGACCAAGGTCGGCATGTGGGAGGGCCGGCCGGGGCTCTCGGCGAAGAACATCCAGGCCGCGGCCGAGGACTCGCTGCGCCGCCTCAAAACCGACCACATCGACCTCTACTACGCGCACCGGGACGACCCGGACACCCCGCTCGAGGAGACCCTCACCGCGTTCGACGCGCTGGTCCGCGCAGGCAAGGTGCGCCATCTCGGCGCGTCCAACTACAGCGCCGAGCGGCTCGCCGAAGCACTGTCCATTTCGGACTCGGGTGGCCTCGCGCGCTACGCCGTGCTGCAGCCGCACTACAACCTCGTCGAGCGGGACTACGAGCACGACCTCGCCCCGCTCGTCGAGCGCGAAGGCCTCGCCACGCTGCCGTACTTCGCCCTCGCCAAGGGTTTCCTCACCGGCAAGTACCGCACGAAGGACGACACGGTCGACAGCCCGCGCGCCGCGCGCGCATCGTCCTATTTGGACGCACGTGGCGAGCGCGTGCTGGCGAAGCTCGACGAAGTGGCGGCCGCCCACGGCGTCTCGGTGGCCACGGTCTCGCTGGCCTGGCTGCGGCAGCAGCCGACGGTCGCCGCACCGATCGCCAGCGCCCGGACGCCGGAGCAGCTCACCGACCTGATCGCGTCGGTGACGCTCGAGCTGACCGACGCCGAAGTCGCCGCATTGAGCGAAGCCTGA
- a CDS encoding LLM class flavin-dependent oxidoreductase, with protein sequence MPVEFLGIGGTHDGSETHARSGGVFDKEYTLRLARAHEDFGWDRVLFAYGSGSPDPAQAAAYVATKLDKLQILLAHRPNVSYPTFAAKTFASLDQISDGRLTVHFITGGNDHEQQREGDFLTKDERYARTREAIQIIKKAWTSDEPFDFEGEHYRFNDYVSDIKPVQKPRPGVSFGGSSPAAYAAGGAEADIYCLWGEPLAQTAEQIESVKAAALAAGRTDVPRIQVAFRPIIAPTEELAWEKAYATVGAIKDRTKGGQPLTRRHKLTEPENTGSQRLLALAAQGERFDRALWTPTAAATGGAGNSNALVGTPETVAQALLDYYDLGVEILSARGYDMLGDTIDFGRYVIPIVREEVAKRDAARASGVTRAPAEDALAVDG encoded by the coding sequence ATGCCGGTGGAGTTCCTGGGCATCGGAGGCACGCACGACGGGTCGGAGACGCACGCACGCTCGGGCGGGGTGTTCGACAAGGAGTACACGCTGCGCCTCGCCCGCGCGCACGAGGACTTCGGCTGGGACCGGGTGCTGTTCGCCTACGGTTCCGGTTCGCCGGACCCCGCGCAGGCGGCCGCGTACGTCGCCACGAAGCTCGACAAACTGCAGATCCTGCTCGCGCACCGCCCGAACGTCTCGTACCCGACGTTCGCGGCGAAGACGTTCGCGTCGCTCGACCAGATCTCCGACGGCCGCCTGACGGTGCACTTCATCACCGGCGGCAACGACCACGAGCAGCAACGCGAAGGCGACTTCCTCACGAAGGACGAGCGCTACGCGCGCACGCGCGAAGCCATCCAGATCATCAAGAAGGCGTGGACGTCGGACGAGCCCTTCGACTTCGAGGGCGAGCACTACCGCTTCAACGACTACGTCAGCGACATCAAGCCCGTGCAGAAACCCCGGCCGGGCGTCTCCTTCGGCGGCTCGTCGCCCGCCGCGTACGCCGCCGGCGGCGCCGAAGCGGACATCTACTGCCTCTGGGGCGAGCCGCTGGCTCAGACCGCGGAGCAGATCGAGTCGGTGAAGGCGGCGGCGCTGGCGGCCGGCCGCACGGACGTGCCGCGGATCCAGGTCGCGTTCCGGCCGATCATCGCGCCGACCGAGGAGCTGGCCTGGGAAAAGGCGTACGCGACAGTCGGGGCGATCAAGGACCGGACGAAGGGCGGGCAGCCGCTGACCCGGCGGCACAAGCTCACCGAGCCCGAGAACACCGGCTCCCAGCGGCTGCTGGCGCTGGCGGCGCAGGGCGAACGCTTCGACCGCGCGCTGTGGACCCCGACGGCGGCCGCGACGGGCGGCGCGGGCAACTCGAACGCGCTGGTCGGCACGCCGGAGACGGTCGCGCAGGCGCTGCTGGACTACTACGACCTGGGCGTCGAGATCCTGTCGGCGCGCGGCTACGACATGCTCGGCGACACGATCGACTTCGGCCGGTACGTCATCCCGATCGTCCGGGAAGAGGTCGCCAAGCGGGACGCCGCACGCGCTTCCGGCGTCACGCGGGCGCCCGCGGAGGACGCCCTCGCCGTAGACGGCTGA
- a CDS encoding type II toxin-antitoxin system VapC family toxin translates to MAERHELGVLDTCVYLDLVDLDPEKLPVVHQITTVTMAELHQGVALAKNPVTKAARTEDLAAAMVDYVALPFDADASTRFGSLAALTVAANRDPRPRKMDLMIAAIASVRNLPLYTRNTKDFKGLESLLEVIEV, encoded by the coding sequence GTGGCTGAGCGGCACGAACTTGGCGTGCTCGACACCTGCGTCTACCTCGACCTCGTCGACCTGGATCCGGAGAAGCTGCCGGTTGTCCACCAGATCACGACCGTCACGATGGCCGAACTCCACCAAGGCGTGGCGCTGGCGAAGAACCCCGTCACCAAGGCCGCGCGCACGGAAGACCTCGCGGCCGCAATGGTGGACTACGTAGCGCTTCCGTTCGACGCCGATGCTTCCACACGGTTCGGCTCACTGGCAGCGCTCACCGTGGCAGCCAACCGTGACCCGCGACCGCGCAAGATGGACTTGATGATCGCCGCGATCGCCTCCGTGCGGAACCTGCCGCTGTACACCCGGAACACGAAAGACTTCAAAGGCCTCGAGAGCCTGCTCGAAGTCATCGAGGTCTGA
- a CDS encoding lipase family protein, which translates to MRIFSRRALSAAVATVSVLALAALGPPQASAASFYDPPSPLPDGGNGDVIRHETSTFYLDPVKLTKADAGVQRIMYRSTDTHGSPIAVTGTVLTPRSAWHGAGVRPIVSYAVGTQGEGDDCAPSKALAAGFEYEGPFIAGLLARGYGVVVTDYEGLGTPGDHTYVNRASEGHAVLDAIRAAQRLPEAGLPDDGPVAIAGYSQGGGASAAAAELQPSYAPELKLKGAYAGAVPADLASVAKNLDGHYAVGFLGFALVSMNYAYPELDIPALLNARGKQLFEQVRTECTVEAIAAHAFTQSSTLTNDGRSLVAYLGEEPYASRVAEQKIGTLKPAAPVLIVHSALDDIVPYAQDRDLGRTWCGKGVKVQFNTSLVPTHVLTAVRAFPEAFAWLEARFAGLPAFSNCGLF; encoded by the coding sequence ATGCGTATCTTCTCTCGCCGCGCCCTCTCCGCGGCGGTCGCCACGGTTTCCGTTCTGGCCCTGGCCGCTCTCGGCCCGCCGCAGGCCTCCGCGGCGTCGTTCTACGACCCCCCTTCACCCCTGCCGGACGGCGGCAACGGCGACGTCATCCGGCACGAGACCTCGACCTTCTACCTCGACCCGGTCAAGCTGACCAAGGCCGACGCGGGTGTCCAGCGGATCATGTACCGCAGCACCGACACCCACGGCTCGCCGATCGCGGTCACCGGCACGGTGCTGACCCCGCGCTCGGCCTGGCACGGCGCCGGCGTGCGCCCGATCGTCTCCTACGCCGTCGGCACGCAGGGCGAGGGCGATGACTGCGCCCCGTCGAAAGCGCTTGCCGCCGGCTTCGAGTACGAAGGGCCGTTCATCGCCGGACTGCTGGCGCGGGGCTACGGCGTCGTCGTGACCGACTACGAGGGACTCGGCACGCCGGGCGACCACACCTACGTCAACCGCGCGTCGGAAGGACACGCGGTGCTCGACGCGATCCGCGCGGCGCAGCGGCTGCCCGAGGCGGGCCTCCCGGACGACGGCCCGGTCGCGATCGCGGGTTACTCCCAGGGCGGCGGCGCCTCGGCCGCGGCGGCGGAACTGCAGCCGTCCTACGCGCCCGAGTTGAAGCTGAAGGGCGCGTACGCGGGCGCGGTGCCGGCAGACCTGGCTTCGGTGGCGAAGAACCTCGACGGCCACTACGCGGTCGGCTTCCTCGGGTTCGCGCTGGTGAGCATGAACTACGCGTACCCCGAGCTGGACATCCCGGCCCTGCTCAACGCGCGCGGCAAGCAGCTGTTCGAGCAGGTCCGGACCGAGTGCACGGTGGAGGCGATCGCCGCGCACGCGTTCACGCAGTCGTCGACGCTGACGAACGACGGCCGCTCGCTCGTCGCGTACCTCGGTGAGGAGCCGTACGCGTCACGGGTGGCGGAGCAGAAGATCGGGACGCTGAAGCCGGCGGCGCCGGTGCTGATCGTCCACAGCGCACTCGACGACATCGTGCCCTACGCGCAGGACCGCGACCTGGGCCGGACGTGGTGCGGCAAGGGCGTGAAGGTGCAGTTCAACACGTCACTGGTGCCCACGCACGTGCTCACCGCGGTGCGGGCGTTCCCGGAGGCGTTCGCGTGGCTGGAGGCGCGCTTCGCCGGCCTCCCGGCGTTCTCCAACTGCGGGCTGTTCTGA
- a CDS encoding MFS transporter translates to MAAPRDRVTFREVFGIAEFRALWFGELLSIAGDQLARVALSILVFTGTNSATLTGLTYALTYAPSLLGGVFLTGFADRFPRRSVMVLVDLVRAALILLVAIPGVPFWLMCVLVGGVSLVNPPFKASQLALLPQVLEGDRFVVGMGIRSMTVQSAQLLGFAGGGALLIALDPHVALAIDAATFVLSALFIRLGVQARPAAATGEQRKSFFATLGGGSRTAFASSPLRTLVLFTWLMGLLPVYEGIAAPYVSAAGGGPEAIGLLLAADPIGSVIATFAYTRWVPARVRPKLIGPLSGLCAVPLVLCFLNPGPIASIVLFIVSGGLGTVCLLQATASLTLAVPDAQRAQVMGLSNTGLTTMMGVSPLIGGVLADQLSPHGTVGIFGIAGIVLTLPLAALWARSLSGEPGRWHDKEAARAEHA, encoded by the coding sequence ATGGCAGCTCCGCGGGATCGCGTCACGTTCCGCGAGGTGTTCGGGATCGCCGAGTTCCGCGCGCTGTGGTTCGGGGAACTGCTGTCGATCGCCGGGGACCAGCTCGCCAGGGTCGCCCTGTCCATCCTGGTGTTCACCGGGACCAACTCCGCCACGCTGACCGGCCTCACGTACGCGCTGACCTACGCTCCCTCGCTGCTGGGCGGCGTCTTCCTGACCGGGTTCGCCGACCGCTTCCCGCGCCGCAGCGTGATGGTGCTCGTCGACCTCGTGCGCGCCGCCCTGATCCTGCTCGTCGCCATCCCCGGGGTGCCGTTCTGGCTGATGTGCGTGCTGGTCGGCGGGGTGTCCCTGGTCAACCCGCCGTTCAAGGCGTCCCAGCTAGCGCTGCTGCCCCAGGTGCTCGAAGGCGACCGGTTCGTCGTCGGGATGGGCATCCGCAGCATGACCGTGCAGAGCGCGCAGCTGCTCGGGTTCGCCGGCGGCGGCGCGCTGCTGATCGCCCTCGACCCGCACGTGGCCCTGGCCATCGACGCCGCCACCTTCGTGCTCTCGGCCCTGTTCATCCGCCTCGGCGTCCAGGCCCGGCCGGCCGCGGCGACCGGCGAGCAGCGCAAGTCCTTCTTCGCGACGCTCGGCGGCGGCAGCCGGACGGCGTTCGCGAGCTCGCCGCTGCGCACCCTGGTGCTGTTCACCTGGCTGATGGGGCTGCTGCCGGTCTACGAAGGCATCGCCGCGCCGTACGTGTCGGCGGCGGGCGGCGGCCCCGAAGCGATCGGCCTGCTGCTCGCGGCCGACCCGATCGGCAGCGTCATCGCGACGTTCGCCTACACGCGCTGGGTCCCCGCCCGGGTCCGCCCGAAGCTGATCGGGCCGCTCTCCGGGTTGTGCGCCGTCCCGCTCGTGCTCTGCTTCCTCAACCCCGGGCCGATCGCGTCGATCGTCCTGTTCATCGTGTCCGGCGGGCTCGGCACCGTCTGCCTGCTGCAGGCGACCGCGTCACTGACGCTGGCCGTGCCCGACGCGCAGCGCGCGCAGGTGATGGGCCTGTCCAACACCGGCCTGACCACGATGATGGGCGTCAGCCCGCTGATCGGGGGCGTGCTCGCGGATCAGCTGAGTCCACACGGCACCGTCGGGATCTTCGGCATCGCCGGGATCGTGCTCACCCTGCCGCTGGCGGCGCTGTGGGCACGATCGTTATCGGGCGAGCCCGGACGATGGCACGACAAAGAAGCCGCACGCGCCGAACATGCTTGA
- a CDS encoding sensor domain-containing diguanylate cyclase: MLAWTAAAALSIPVTLANVGTFALLTGLAVAQTEVSRRIERQRRILSNGPHVNMTSVWLLPAGLLVPPQLVAVLGTVLYVYLAFRSWSGFRPGEFHRVAANATTMILSGFAAGLVAEALHGHGMTAVALAAIAFFTTNTALTGLGLYLAAPEKASVEGCLGNMDDNLLELATLCVGGLLVMVLTTEPLLSLLVILPLYVLQRSVLIKRLEELATTDQKTQLLNATTWQDGAQREISRAARDNGSFGAMMIDLDHFKRINDTYGHLAGDDVLKAVAAVVKQETRAHDLVGRFGGEEFVALLPSTSKADAIVTAERIRQRVSELIISTKTNEGAAVAIERQTASIGVAAYPLDGSSIEEVMASADAAVYAAKHGGRNRVVGSAEVALAAA, encoded by the coding sequence ATGCTTGCCTGGACCGCCGCTGCCGCTCTGTCGATTCCGGTCACGCTCGCGAACGTGGGGACGTTCGCGCTGCTCACCGGCCTCGCGGTGGCTCAGACCGAAGTCAGCAGGCGCATCGAGCGCCAGCGCCGGATCCTGAGCAACGGGCCGCACGTCAACATGACGTCGGTCTGGCTGCTGCCCGCCGGGCTGCTCGTGCCGCCACAGCTCGTCGCCGTGCTGGGCACCGTTCTGTACGTCTACCTCGCGTTCCGCAGCTGGTCCGGGTTCCGGCCCGGTGAGTTCCACCGCGTCGCGGCCAACGCGACGACGATGATCCTCTCCGGCTTCGCCGCCGGCCTCGTCGCGGAAGCGCTCCACGGCCACGGCATGACCGCCGTCGCGCTCGCGGCCATCGCCTTCTTCACCACGAACACCGCCCTGACCGGGCTCGGCCTGTACCTCGCCGCACCGGAGAAGGCGAGCGTCGAAGGCTGTCTGGGGAACATGGACGACAACCTGCTGGAGCTGGCCACCCTGTGCGTCGGCGGCCTGCTCGTCATGGTGCTGACGACCGAGCCGCTGCTGTCCTTGCTGGTCATCCTGCCGCTGTACGTGCTCCAGCGGTCCGTGCTGATCAAGCGGCTCGAGGAGCTCGCCACCACCGACCAGAAGACGCAGCTGCTCAACGCCACCACCTGGCAGGACGGCGCGCAGCGGGAGATCTCGCGCGCGGCGCGGGACAACGGCAGCTTCGGCGCCATGATGATCGACCTCGACCACTTCAAGCGGATCAACGACACCTACGGGCACCTCGCGGGCGACGACGTGCTCAAGGCGGTGGCCGCCGTGGTCAAGCAGGAGACCCGGGCGCACGACCTGGTCGGCCGCTTCGGCGGCGAGGAGTTCGTCGCGCTGTTGCCTTCGACGTCCAAAGCGGACGCGATCGTCACGGCGGAACGGATCCGGCAACGGGTCAGCGAGCTGATCATCAGTACGAAGACCAACGAAGGCGCCGCCGTCGCCATCGAACGGCAGACGGCGTCCATCGGCGTCGCCGCCTACCCGCTCGACGGGTCGTCGATCGAGGAAGTGATGGCGTCCGCCGACGCGGCCGTGTACGCGGCCAAGCACGGCGGGCGGAACCGGGTGGTGGGGTCCGCCGAAGTGGCTTTGGCCGCGGCTTAG
- the fbaA gene encoding class II fructose-bisphosphate aldolase, protein MPIATPEVYAEMLDRAKANEFAYPAINVTSSETVNAAIRGFAEAESDGIIQFSTGGAEFASGQKVKDMVTGATALAEFAHVVAAKYDINVALHTDHCPKDKLDGFVRPLIEISTERVKNGQNPLFQSHMWDGSAIDLDENLEIAAELLAKTAAAKIILEVEIGVVGGEEDGVEAEINEKLYTAEGDFLKTIDVLGAGEKGRYLLAATFGNVHGVYKPGNVKLRPDVLKGGQEAAAKKLGLDPGSKPFELVFHGGSGSLPEEIREAVSYGVVKMNVDTDTQYAFTRPIVDHFFKNYDGVLKIDGEVGNKKVYDPRSYLKAAEAGMAARVVEACEALGSAGTKVK, encoded by the coding sequence ATGCCCATCGCGACCCCCGAGGTCTACGCGGAGATGCTCGACCGGGCCAAGGCGAACGAGTTCGCGTACCCGGCCATCAACGTGACCTCGTCCGAGACCGTGAACGCCGCCATCCGGGGGTTCGCCGAAGCGGAGAGCGACGGGATCATCCAGTTCTCCACCGGCGGCGCGGAGTTCGCGTCGGGCCAGAAGGTCAAGGACATGGTGACCGGCGCGACCGCGCTCGCCGAGTTCGCGCACGTCGTGGCGGCGAAGTACGACATCAACGTCGCGCTGCACACCGACCACTGCCCGAAGGACAAGCTGGACGGCTTCGTCCGCCCGCTGATCGAGATCTCGACCGAGCGCGTCAAGAACGGCCAGAACCCGCTGTTCCAGTCCCACATGTGGGACGGCTCGGCGATCGACCTCGACGAGAACCTCGAGATCGCCGCGGAGCTGCTCGCCAAGACGGCGGCCGCGAAGATCATCCTCGAGGTCGAGATCGGCGTCGTCGGCGGCGAAGAGGACGGCGTCGAGGCCGAGATCAACGAGAAGCTGTACACGGCCGAGGGCGACTTCCTGAAGACGATCGACGTGCTGGGCGCCGGCGAGAAGGGCCGCTACCTGCTGGCGGCGACCTTCGGCAACGTCCACGGCGTCTACAAGCCGGGCAACGTGAAGCTGCGCCCGGACGTGCTGAAGGGCGGCCAGGAGGCGGCGGCGAAGAAGCTCGGCCTGGACCCCGGCTCGAAGCCGTTCGAGCTGGTCTTCCACGGCGGCTCGGGCTCGCTCCCGGAGGAGATCCGCGAGGCGGTGTCGTACGGCGTGGTGAAGATGAACGTCGACACGGACACGCAGTACGCGTTCACCCGCCCGATCGTCGACCACTTCTTCAAGAACTACGACGGCGTGCTGAAGATCGACGGCGAGGTCGGCAACAAGAAGGTGTACGACCCGCGCTCGTACCTGAAGGCCGCGGAGGCCGGCATGGCCGCTCGCGTCGTGGAGGCCTGCGAGGCTCTGGGCTCGGCGGGCACGAAGGTCAAGTAA
- a CDS encoding TetR/AcrR family transcriptional regulator, whose amino-acid sequence MSSPAPRGRPRKLPVGEQRARVLHAAARVVAQHGMQGATIEQIAREAGVSRQAVYEQFGDRATLFSEVVAVTEEQAFAAIAGPSVADPQPGLRAWARANYANMVTFVADSPEAYGVLRAAERAGDPALTRLRERLAVVYADASRKRWAAHGIDSGRADRALVTLFFAMTESLVQATWDGEPPDQDALIDLLTEFTVGGVARLQTKASDVIDRLR is encoded by the coding sequence ATGTCAAGCCCGGCTCCGCGCGGGCGGCCGCGCAAGCTCCCGGTCGGGGAGCAGCGCGCCCGCGTGCTGCACGCGGCGGCGCGGGTCGTCGCGCAGCACGGGATGCAGGGCGCGACGATCGAGCAGATCGCGCGCGAAGCCGGCGTCTCCCGCCAAGCCGTCTACGAGCAGTTCGGCGACCGCGCGACGCTGTTCTCCGAGGTCGTGGCGGTGACGGAGGAACAGGCGTTCGCCGCCATCGCGGGCCCGTCGGTCGCCGACCCGCAGCCCGGGCTGCGGGCCTGGGCGCGCGCCAACTACGCCAACATGGTCACCTTCGTCGCCGACAGCCCCGAGGCGTACGGCGTGCTCCGCGCGGCCGAGCGCGCGGGCGACCCCGCTCTCACCCGGTTGAGGGAGAGGCTGGCCGTCGTCTACGCCGACGCGAGCCGCAAGCGGTGGGCCGCGCACGGCATCGACTCCGGCCGCGCCGACCGCGCGCTCGTCACGCTCTTCTTCGCGATGACGGAGTCACTGGTCCAGGCGACCTGGGACGGTGAGCCGCCGGACCAGGACGCCCTGATCGACCTGCTCACCGAGTTCACGGTCGGCGGAGTCGCTCGCCTCCAGACGAAGGCGAGCGACGTCATCGACCGGCTGCGGTAA